The Flexivirga aerilata sequence GGCTGCACCCTGATGATCTCGGCGCCGATCATGATGGTCGGCGGGGTGATCATGGCGCTGCGCCAGGACGCCGGTCTGTCCTGGCTGGTGCTGGTCGCGGTCGTCGTGCTCGCGGTCGCCGTCGGACTCATCGTGCGCAAGATGGTGCCCGGCTTCCGATTGGTGCAGACCCGCATCGACACCGTCAATCGTGTGATGCGAGAGCACCTTTCGGGGGTGCGCGTGATCCGCGCGTTCACCCGCGAACCCTATGAGACCGGGCGGTTCGGCACGGCGACCGACGAACTCACCGACATCTCGGTGCGGGTCGGGAGCCTGATGATGATCATGTTCCCGTTGGTCTTCATGGTCATGAACCTCTCGACGGTCGGCGTCTGGTGGTTCGGCGCGCACCAGGTCGCCGCCGGCGACGTGCAGATCGGGTCGCTGTCGGCATACATGACCTACCTCATCCAGATCCTGATGTCGGTGATGATGGCGACGTTCATGTTCATGATGATCCCGCGGGCGGCGGTTGCCGCCGAACGCATCGGCGAGGTCGTCAACACCGAGCCGTCCGTGCAGGCACCGAGCGAGCCGGTGACGCCCGAAAACGTCCGCGGCGTCGTCGAACTCAAGGGTGCGACGATGCAGTATCCCGGGGCCGACCAGCCTGTGCTGCGCGACATCAACCTGTATGCCGAGCCGGGCCAGACGGTCGCGATCATCGGCTCGACCGGCTCGGGCAAGAGCACCCTGCTCTCGTTGATCGCCCGCCTGTTCGACGCCACGGACGGGCAGGTGCTGGTCGACGGCGTCGACGTGCGGCAACTCGACCCGACCCTGCTCTGGGGGCACATCGGCATCGTGCCGCAGAAGGCCTATCTCTTCTCCGGGACGGTCGCGTCCAATCTGCGCTATGGCAACCCGGACGCGACCGACGACGAGCTCTGGCAGGCGTTGGAGGTCGCGCAGGCGCGCGATTTCGTCGAGCGGCTCGACGGCGGTCTCGACGCACCGATCAACCAGGGCGGCACCAACGTCTCGGGAGGTCAGCGGCAGCGGCTCTGCATCGCACGTGCGCTGGTCGCCGCCCCGCGCATCTACCTCTTCGACGACTCGTTCTCGGCGCTCGACCTGGCAACCGATCAGCGGTTGCGCCGGGCGTTGGCGCCCCGGGTACACGACGCGACCGTTTTCATTGTGGCGCAACGTGTTTCGACCATCCAGGGCGCCGACAAGATCGTCGTGCTGGACGACGGCGACGCGGTAGGGGTCGGCAGGCACGAGGAACTGCTCGCGACGTGCCCGCCATACCGGGAGATCGTCGAGTCGCAACTGGGCGGGAACGAGGAGGTGGCCTGATGAGCGCCGACCGAGCCGAGGACACGAGCGAGGGACGAGCGGGGCCCGCAGGTGAGGGCAGAGGCGCGACAGAGGGCATGAGCGCCGACCGAGCCGAGGACACGAGCGAGGGACGAGCGGGGCCCGCAGGTGAGGGCAGAGGCGCGACAGAGAGCATGAGCGGGACGAGGAATGACAACAAGACCGCCGACCCCGGCCCGGCGGACGCCAAGCCGGTGCGTCGCGGGGGAGGCCCCGCGATGGGCGTCGGCATGGGCGAGAAGTCGAAGGACTTCTGGGGCTCGGCCAAGCGGCTGCTCGGCCGGCTCGCCCCGCACCGTGCGACGTTGATCGTGATCCTGGTGCTGACCGTTGCGTCGGTCGCGCTGAACGTGATCGGTCCGAAGGTGCTCGGGCAGGCTGTCGACAAGATCTACTCGGGCGCGGTGGGGGCGCAACTGCCGGCCGGCCAGACCAAGCAGGCGGTCGTGGACGCGCTGCGCGCCCGCGGCGACGACACGTTCGCCGACATGGTGTCCGGCATGACCGTCACGCCCGGCGTCGGCATCGACTTCGGCGCCGTCGGCCGCATCCTGCTGATCGTGCTGGTGCTCTACCTGTGTGCCGGACTGTTCCAGTTCCTGCAGGCCCGGCTGCTCAACCGGGTGGTGCAGCGCACCATGAACACGCTGCGCAAGGACGTCGAGGACAAGATCAACCGGGTGCCTCTGCGATACCTGGACGGCCAGCCGCGCGGCGAACTCCTCTCGCGGGTGACCAACGACATCGACAACATCGGCCAGTCGATGCAGCAGACGGTGAGCCAGCTGCTGGTCAACGGCCTCACCGTGATCGGCGTCATCGTGATGATGCTGACGATCTCGTGGTGGCTGACGCTGATCGCGATGATCGCCATCCCGATCGTGCTCGTGGTGACCAAGCAGGTGATGGCGCGCTCGCAGAAGCTCTTCATCGCCCAGTGGGGGCATACCGGCCGGCTCAACGGGCAGATCGAGGAGACCTTCACCGGCCACGAGCTGGTCAAGGTCTTCGGCCGGCAGCAGGAGGTCGACGCCCGTTTCGACGAGACCAACGAACAACTCACCAACGTGAGCTGGCGCGCACAGTTCGTGAGTGGGCTGGTGATGCCGATCATGATGTTCGTCGGCAACCTGCAGTACGTCGTGGTCTGTGTGATCGGTGGCCTGCAGGTGGCGAACGGTTCGATGACGCTCGGCAATGTGACTGCGTTCGTGCAGTATTCGCGGCAGTTCACCCAGCCGCTCACCCAGCTGGCGTCGATGGTCAACCTGATGCAGTCGGGCGTCGCGAGCGCCGAGCGGGTCTTCGAGGTGCTCGACGCCCCGGAGCAGGTGCCCGAGCGCGACGAGCCGATGGCTCCCACCAAGGGTGCGGTCGAGTTCGACCGCGTCTCCTTCGGGTATGACGCAGGGCACCCGCTCATCGAGGATCTCTCGCTGCGTGTCGAGCCTGGCCAGACGGTCGCGATCGTCGGCCCGACCGGTGCCGGCAAGACCACCCTGGTCAACCTGATCATGCGGTTCTATGAGCTCGACTCCGGCCGGATCCTGATCGACGGTCGCGACATCACCGACGTCTCCCGTCGCCAACTGCGTTCGCGGATCGGGATGGTGCTGCAGGATGCCTGGCTCTTCCACGGCACGATCCGGGAGAACATCGCCTACGGACGCCTCGACGCGACCGAGGACGAGATCATGGCCGCGGCTCGCGCGACCTTCGTCGACCGGTTCGTGCACTCGCTGCCGGACGGCTATGACACGGTCATCGACGAGGAGGGCTCGGGGGTGTCCGCCGGCGAGCGGCAGCTGATCACGATCGCCCGCGCGTTCCTCGCCGACCCGGCGATGCTGATCCTCGACGAGGCGACGTCGTCGGTCGACACCCGCACCGAGGTGATGCTGCAGGAGGCGATGGCGGCGCTCCGGTCGGATCGCACGAGTTTCGTGATCGCACACCGGCTTTCGACGATCCGTGATGCCGACACCATCCTGGTGATGGAGGACGGCCGCATCGTGGAGCAGGGCAATCACGAGGACCTGCTGCGGGCGCGGGGTGCCTACTACCGGCTCTACATGTCGCAGTTCGAGGGAGCGGTCGCGGGCGAGGACGAGGAGCTCGCGGTCGGGCAGTAGAGCCTCGCTGCGGGACCCTCGCCGCGGGGTGTCCGTCGGCGGGCGAGGCAGCACGCGGACGGTCACTCACGGGTCAGCTCGAAGTCGAACACCTCCTCGTCGCCGTCCAGCCAGCGCGCGTTGCGGCCGTACCACTGCTGCAGCTGCGGGTCGGGGTTGCGCCGGCCGAGTTCGCGCGTCGACCGGGCGTAACGGTTGGCGTCGTGGGCTGCGGAGGCCTCGCGGGTCTCCTGCGCGCCTCGCGGATCGCACTGCACCCGCACGCGATTGAGCACATCGGGCTCGTCCCGGGAGTCCAGCCGCGGAATCGGATCGCGCACATCCTCCAGCGCGAGCAGGTGCACGTCGTCCGGCAGCGCGATGCGGGACACCGGTGCTCCGGCGGTGACGACCTCCTGCACGTCGTAGGTCTGCCGGAACGCCCGGTCGGCGGCCATCCGGGCGGCGATGATGCCGCCCTGGCTGTGGCCGACCAGCATCACCGGCTCGGTGCCGGGAGCGACCCCCGACTCGTCCATCGCCGCCAGTAGGGCGCGCTCGATCGCCGGGTAGAGCCGCGACGGCACCCCGGACTCGCTCTCCAGATTGGCCGCAAGATCTGACGGGCCGCGCGGGGTGCCGAGGGCGAACGTCGCGGTGCCGGGGATCAGCACCACCCACGCACCGCGGCCGTCGACACCGACCGTCCGGCGCACCCGGACGACCGAACGATCCTCGCCCGAGGCGTGTTCGACGCTGCTGGCATCGGCGACCAGGTCCGCGATCGCCCGGGGGTGTCCGGCGGATCGGCGCGTGCCGGTCTGCCGGGTGGCGATCGGGCGGCTCTGCGCGAACAGTCCGCTGCGGCGGGTGACGAAGAGCAGAGCCGCGATCTGCTCCTCGAAGCCGAGCCCGCGGGCGAGACCCGGGACAGTCGCGACGTCGACCAGCCCGTCGGTCATCTCCGGGTCGTCGTAGAGCTCGTGGTTGAACGCGTCGGTGAAGTCGTCGGTCCAGGAGCCCAGGTCGGGGTGTGACACCCCGACCTGCCGTCCGCCGATGGTGATCCCCGACGTGGTCCAGTCCGCTGTCAAACCGGCGATGACGGCCGAGTCGACCGCGGCCGTCGCGATCCGTGGCACGGCCGTCGCCGCATTCAGCGCGGCGAGCGCGCGGCGTTGGGCGGCGTCGGTCAGCTCGTAAGCAGTCGCGCTCCACCGCATCCCGCTCGCAACGAACTCCATCCGCAGCCGCAATGTCCCGAGCGAGGCGGTCAGACCCGCAACCTCCTCGGCGATCGTCGCAGCCGAACCCGGCGACAGGACAGCGCTTTTCGCCGGAAGTGAGGTGCCGACCGACAGCACCGCGCCGCACAGGTCGCCGGCATCGTCCCCAGACCCGTCGAGCCGCGCCGCCGTGCTGCGCAGATCCAGCAGGTCGGCCTCGGTGGATGCCGAGCCCCCGGTCACCCGGCACTGACCGGTGTCAGGCATCCGCGGCACCCATCAGGAGCCGGACGAAGGTGCCGACCCGGGCCTGGACCCGCTCCGGGGTGAGCGCGGCGAAGCCGATGTCGCCCGCATCGTCGGCGTGCAGGCAGCCCCAACCGTGCTCGAGCAACTGCATCGAGGCGCAGGCCCGGCATTCGCCGTCGATGACGAGCGCGATCGCGAGCTGCGCCTGGGCGCCCCACGCGAAATCGGTGATCCACCAGGGCAATCCGCGGATGCCGAGATCAGCACAGGCGACGTCGAGCCGTCGCTGGTCACCCCTGCGCACCAGCTCGGCCAGCGCCAGCAGGTCGCCGGCGCCGAGCTTCTCCTCGGCGACGGGCGGCGACGCGCGGCCGGCCACGGCACCCACCGCCCCCACTAAGCACTGGAGCGCGGGCACGACCCGGGCGAGCTCGCGACTGAGCCGGTCGCCCGGCCCGCGGGTGAGCAGCGGCGTGCGGCCCCGGCGCGGGGTCAGCATGGCGAAGCCGTCGCCAGTGCGCGCGGCCAGTGCGGTCACCGAGCGGGTGGCGGTCTCGGCGTGCAGGACGAGGTGCGGCAGGCGGCGCAGCGCGCCTGCCACTGCGGACGCGTCGGCGTGCTGCAGCGCACTGCTGTGCACCGGCGTGGCTGTCGCGGTCACAGCAGTGACCCCATCGGACTGACCGCCTTCACCACGTCCTTCGCGCCGTCGACGGCAGCGCCGATCGCCCGCTCGTGGTCCTCGACGTGCCGGGCGTGGCTGAGCAGCAACCGGCTCAAGCGGTCGAGATCGTCCGCACGCGCCCGGAAGTCCCGGGCCCGGTCGGCAAGGCGCTCGCGGTAGCGGTCGGCGCCGACGCTGCGCCACTGCACCCCTGCATTCGCTGCGACCGCGGCGGCCGCCGCGCGGGCCCGCACCGCGAGCGCCGCCGCCTGCCGCGCCTGGGCTCTGATCTGCTGCGGATCATCGGACATGGCAACGACGCTAGGCCGGTGCCGGCCCGGGCGTCGGCTCCCGATCGGCAAACTGTGGACAACTGGTGAATTTGTCGGCGGATGTGGATTTCGTTGCGACATACCTGGCCGGTTGTCGGTGCGCGTGCCTAGGCTCGTGGCAAACAGCGATAGCTCGGTCCACCGGCGCTCGTCCCACCGTGTTCCATGGCCCGTTCCATGATTTCGTGGTTCGTATTTCGTGGTTCATGGTTCATGGTTCGTGGTTCATGGGACGCAGCCGCCCGGCCGGCCGAGCAGGAGGTGACCCGCAGCGTGACCACCCAGCTCAGCCCCGCCACCACCGGCCGGTGGACCGACCACTGGACCGCCGACACCTTGGCGAGCCGGTATGACGAGATCCGCGCCCGCACCGAGCAACTCGCGGCGCCGCTCTCCCCGGAGGACCAGACGGTCCAGTCGATGCCCGACGTGTCGCCGACCAAGTGGCACCGCGCGCACGTGACCTGGTTCTTCGAGACCTTCGTGCTGGCCGAGCACGAGCAGCGCTTCGCGCCATACCAGGACAAATACTGGTTCCTGTTCAACAGCTACTACGAGGCCGTCGGCCCGCGTTACGCCCGTGCCGAGCGCGGCCACATCAGCCGGCCGGGCGCTCATGACGTCGGCGACTACCGCGGCAACGTCGATGCCCGCATGCGCGACCTCATCGACACCCTCGACGAGGGTTCGCTCGACAAGCTCGCCGGCACGATCGAGCTCGGATTCCACCACGAGCAGCAGCACCAGGAGTTGCTGCTCATGGACATCAAGCACGTGCTGTCGGTCAACCCCCTCCAGCCGGTGTATGCCGGGAGTCCCGATCCCGCGGGCGCGCCCGACCGGCTGGGCTGGGTCGACGTCGAGGGCGGCCTGGTCGAGATCGGCCACGACGGCGCCGGCTTCTCGTTCGACAACGAACTCCCGCGCCACCGCACGTTTCTCGAGCCCTACCGCCTCGGCGACCGGCTGATCACCAACGGCGAGTGGCTCGACTTCATGGCCGACGGCGGCTACGACCGCGCCGAGCTGTGGCTGTCCGACGGGTGGGGCAGGGTGACCGGCGAGGGCTGGCGGGCGCCGTTCTACTGGCAGCAGGTCGACGGCACCTGGTTCGAGCACACCCTCCACGGCACCTTCCCGGTCGATCCGAGCCTGCCGGTCACCCACGTCAGCCACTACGAGGCCGACGCCTACGCCACCTGGGCAGGCAAGCGGCTGCCGACCGAGGCCGAGTGGGAGCACGCCGCGCAGACCCTGGCCGGCGAGCCGGCCCCCGACGCCAACCTGGCCAATGCCGACACCTTCCACGCCCGCGCGGCAGGGCCGCCCACCGGCGGGCTGCGGCAGCTGTTCGGCGACTGCTGGGAGTGGACGTCGTCGGCATACCTGCCCTATCCGGGTTTCCACCCGGCCGAGGGCGCGATCGGCGAATACAACGGCAAGTTCATGTCCGGCCAGATGGTGCTGCGCGGCGGCTGCGCCCTGACCCCACCCGGTCACACCCGCGCGTCCTACCGCAACTTCTTCCCCGCCGGTGCGCGCTGGCCGATGACCGGCCTGCGCCTCGCCGACGGAGGCGCCAGCGGAGACGTCAACGGAGGCGTCAACGGGGCCATCACGGGAGGCATCGAGCGATGAGCGACGCCCGCGAACCCGTGGTCTCGGTGCTGCTCGACCCCGACTGGGCGGCCGGCAGCCTGGTGGAGGACATCCGGCGCGGCCTCGGCAGCCACCCGCGCACGATCACACCCAAATGGCTCTATGACGACCGCGGCTCCGCCCTCTTCGACGAGATCACCCGGCTGCCCGAGTACTACCCGTTCCGGGCCGAGCACGAGATCCTCACCGCGCACGCCGACGAGATCGTGCAGGCGAGCGGCGCCACCACGCTGATCGAGCTCGGCAGCGGCACCAGCGAGAAGAGCCGGATCCTGCTCGACGCGTTCACCAAGGACGGGCAGCTGAGCCGCTTCTCGCCGGTCGACGTCTCCGAGGCGACCCTGCGGGAGGCCGCCGACACCATCGCCCAGCGCTATCCGGGGCTCGCGGTCGAGGCCGTCGTCGGCGACTTCACCCTGCACCTGGCGCACCTGCCGACCGGCGGCCGCCGCACGGTCGCCTTCCTCGGCGGCACGATCGGCAACCTCTACCGCGAGGAACGCGCCGCCTTCCTCGGCGCGCTCGCCGACGTGCTCGAGCCGGGCGATTCCGTGCTGCTCGGCACCGACCTGGTCAAAAGCGCCGACCGGCTGATCGCGGCCTACCACGACGAGCAGGGGGTGACCGAGGAGTTCGTGCGCAACGTGCTGCGCGTGCTGAGCCGCGAACTCGGCGGCGACCTCGACGTCGGCGCCTTCTCCTACGTGCCGTTCTGGGACCCGCACATGGAGCGGATGGACCTGCGGCTGCGCGCGGAGGAACCGCAGCGGGTGCGGCTGCCCGGCGCCGGCCTCGACTTCGAGCTGGCGAGCGGCGAGGAGCTGCGGGTCGAGATCTCCTCCAAGTTCCGGATCAGCGGCATCGCCGCGGAGCTGGAGGCGGCCGGTCTCACCGTCACCCGGGTCTGGACCGACGAGGCCGGCGACTTCGCGCTCACTCTCGCGACGCGGCCGGGGGAGTAGCCGCCCCCGGGTTAGGGTGCGGCCATGGCAGAGCTGATCGCCGGCCGCTACGAGCTGCACGAGCAGATCGGCACCGGCGGCGTCGGCGCCGTATGGCGTGCCCTCGACCGCAAGCGCGGCGAGTGGGTGGCGGTCAAGGTGCTCACCCAGGCCGAGGCCGGGAGCATGTTGCGGTTCGTGCGCGAACAGTCGCTGCGGGTGCGCCACCCGCACGTCGTGGCCCCGCAGGGCTTCGCCGCCGACGACGACCTGGTGGCGCTCTCGATGGACCTGGTCCGCGGCGGATCGGTCGCCACCCTGCTCGGCGACCACGGCCCGCTCCCCGAGCCCTACGTCGCCGTCCTGCTCGACCAGGTGCTCGACGCGCTCACCGCGATCCACGGAGCCGGCGTCGTGCACCGCGACCTGAAGCCGGCCAACCTGCTGCTCGAGCCGACCGCAGACGGGCGGCCGTTCGTGCGGGTCTGCGACTTCGGCGTCGCCGCGGTCGTCGGTCAGCCCCGCCTGACCGCCCGCGGCACCACGGTCGGCACCGCCGGCTACCTCGCGCCGGAGCAGCTCGCGGGCGCCGACCCCGACCCGCGCAGTGACCTCTATGCCGTCGGCGTCATCGGCCGGCAGCTGCTCACCGGGCAGCCTCCCGCGCAGTCCCTCAGCACAGGGCCGCCCGTCCAGCCGCCCAGCGCGATCCCGGTGGACGGGATCCCGGCGGAGACCGAGGCGCGGCTCACCTCGGTGCTGCGCGCGTTGAGCGCCGAAAACCCGCTGGACCGAGTGCAATCCGCGAGCGAGGCGCGGGCGATGCTCGCGCCGCTCGTGCCTCATGGAGCGCCGTGGGCCGGCGCGGCCGACGCGCCATACGTCTTCGAGCAGGTGGCGGGCGGACCCGCTCCCGAGCCGATGACCGAACGCATCGCCACTCCGGCCACCGGCAGTCAGGTCGCGGTGGCATTGCCGAAACCGAAGCCGAACCCGAAACCGACGCCAAGCCCGCACCCGACGCCGGACCCGCACCCCGCTCTCCCACAAGCCGCACGGCCGGACGACCCGGCGGGCAAGCGGCTGCGCACAGTGATGACCGCGAGCTTCGCGCTCGCGGCCATCCTGCTGGTCGTGCTGCTCGTGCTCCTGATCGGTTAGCGCCGGCGCATCGCGACCGCGGCGACCGTGCCGAGCGCTGCCAGCAGGGCCGCGCCGCCGCCCAGTCCGCCGATCAGCGTCCAGTTGGTCTCACTGGCGCCGGCGGAGACCTCCCGCGGCGCGCCGCCCGCCTCGGTGCCCGCGTCGCCCGAGGTGCCCGCAGTCGCCGAGGCCGACCCAGCAGCCGAGCCCGCACCCGAATCCGAAGGAGTCGCAGTCGATCCCGTGCCTCCCGTGCCTCCCGTCCCTCCCGTGGCGACGTTCGCCACGGTGCCGGTCGGCGTCTTCACCCGCTGACCGGCGGCGAACGCCGGCGCGCCCTCACCGGCCTTGCCCGGCGTCGCGACCTGCAGCGTCATCTTCAGCGGCGACCGCAGCGTGTCGGGCTTCTCCGAGCTCTGCGTGGTGAGCGCGACCGCGACGTAGTAGTCGCCGGGCGCCGATGTCGCCTCGGTCCGGTCGTAGACGGAGCCGCCGTTGGTGTAGCGGATCGGCGTCGTCGCGGACCCGACCATCGCCCCGCTGTCGTCGACCAGCGACGAGTTGCTCAACGTGCCGCTGCCGGTGTCCGGCATGCCCTTCGGCAGGGTGGACTGCACGTAGCCGCCGGCCGGCGACAGGATGGACACCGACAGGTTGCGGTAGCTACCCGCACCGTAGGCCGGGTTCTGCTCGGCCGTCGCCTGCGCCTGCACCTGCTGTCCCCAGGTGGCCGGGACCTTGAAGAACTTCGTCTCGCCCGGCAGCAGGTCGAACGACGAGGTCGAGCCCGCCTGCACCGCCGTCGCGTCCGGCAGACCACTGCCCCCGGCTGCCGGGGTCGGCGTGCCGGCCGCAGGCATCGTCTGCCAGGTCGCATCCTCGGCCTCCCGCGGCAGCACACCCTCGTTGGTTGCTGCCGGCACCTCGACGACGTCGAACTCGACCGGTGTGCCTGCGGCGTCATCGCCCCAATCGGTCTGCGACACGGACAGATTGAGGTCCTGCGATGCGCAGGCCTTGCTGCTCGTGCTGGTGGGCGACGCCGACGACAAGGCGCCGGTGAGCAGGGTGCGGCCGAAGAGGTTGTTGGACGCCGTCGGGGAAGTCGACCCGCAGCTGGTGCCGTCGGGAGTCTTCAATTGCAGTCGCAGCTGGCTGTCCTTGGCCGACGGACGGCTGGTGACCCCGACCAGGAAGGTGCTGCCCGGCATGGTGTGCTTCAGGGCGTAGAACTTGGCGGTCTTGCCGGTGGCCGGGGCCTTGTCGGTCCAGCGGCCGGGGCCGATCACCGGTGCGCCCGAGCTGGTCGGCGTGCCGGTCACGGGTGTGCCCCCGATCGAAAATGGTTGCAGCGCACGGTTTTTCGCGCTCTGCAGTGCCGAGGTCAGCCCGCTGGTGTCTGCTGCGTCGTAGTACTTGCCGTTGGTCGCGGACGAGATGCACTGCAGCTGGCTGCGGGCCTTCTCACTGACCTTGAAGCCGACCACGTCGACCCGCAGGTCGACGCCCTGCCTGGCGAGCTCCTTCGCGGTCACGCACGGGTCGGGTGAGCAGGTTGCCTCGCCGTCGGACACCAGCACGATCGATCGCTGTCCCGTGCTGCCGAGATCCTTGGCCGCCTCCTTCAGCGCGTATGACGTGGGCGTCTGCCCCTTGGGCGAGTAGCGCCCGATCGCCGCGTTGAGCTTGGCCTTGTCGAGCGCACCGACCGGCACGACCTGTTGACTGTCGGAACACGCAGCAGGCGTGTCCCTGCCCGGCGGCTGCGTCGCGCCGTAGACGCGCATGCCGACCTGCGAACCGTCCGGCATGCCGTTCACCATCGTGGTGAGCGCCTGCCGAGCGGCCTGGATCTTGGGTTTGCCGTCGGCCGCCGGATCGGCCATCGAACCGGACGCATCCAGCACGATTTCGAGCTTTCCGGCCGGATCGGCGTGCGCGGCCGGCACGACGACCGCGCCCAGCGTGGCGCTGGCGGACAGGGTTGCGGTGGCTGCCGCCAGGGCGGCGATGCGGGACGTGGACATGATGCGCCTTCCGTTGTTTCCGTTCGTAATGATGCAACTACTGACGGAAACGCCCATCGATGGGTTTCCGATCGTCAACAAAAATTCCTAGGCTGGCCGCCATGGACGACATCGCCGCCGGCCGCGCCGCGCAGACCGAGCTGTATGGCGCGCCCCTCGCACAGGTCATCGAGCAGATCGGCGGCACGCTCGGGCTCACCCAGGGCCGCATCGCGCAGGTGCTCGGACTGTCCGCGCCGATGCTGTCGCACCTGGTGAGCGGTCGCCGGGTCAAGATCGGCAACCCGATGGCGCACGCCCGGCTCACCCGGCTGCGGGCGCTCGCGGGCGACCTCGCCGCCGGGAAACTCACCGGGCAGGAGGCGGCTGCCGTCATACCTGAGATCGAGGCGTCGCAGGACAGTTGGACCACCACCCACACGGTGACGACCGCACTGGCGCCCGATCGCGAGTCGGGCGCGCGGCAGGTGCAGGAGCTCTTCCGTCAGGTCGCCGACGCGGCCGACTGGCTCGCCGTGGCCGACCTCGCCGCACCGGGGCACCCCGAGATCGCCGAGCTGCTGCGCACCTATGGCGCGTCGCGCACCGCCACCGCCGAGGCGCATTGGCAGCGCACGCTGTCCCGCCCCTAGCTACGCAGACGCAGCCGGCTCCGGCGCGTCCTCGCCCGTGCCGTTGCCCTTGCCCCGCTTCACCGCGGCCAGCAGCATGTTCGCCACGTCGACGACCTCGACGTCCTCGCGTGCGTTGCCGTCGGACTGCTCGGCGGTCAGGCCGTCGGTCAGCATCACCCGGCAGAACGGGCAGCCGATCGCGATCCGGTCGGCGCCGGTCGCCACGGCCTCCTTGGTGCGGTTGAGGTTGATGCGCGTGCCGAGCTTCTCCTCCATCCACATGCGCGCGCCACCGGCACCGCAGCAGAAGGAGGTCATGCCCGAGCGCTCCATCTCGCGCAGTTCGACGCCGGGCAGCGAGCCGATCAGCTCGCGCGGCGGCGCGTAGACCCCGTTGTGCCGACCCAGGTAGCAGGGGTCGTGGTAGGTCACGGTCGGGGCGGTCGAGGCGATGTTGGACGTCTCGGCCTCGTCCGGGCGGGCCACCGGCACCAGCTTCTTCTCGCGCACGAGGCGGTTGAGCAGCTGCGTGTGGTGCACCACCTCGTAGTCGCCGCCCAGCTGCGGATACTCGTTCTTCAGCGTGTTGAAGCAGTGTGCGCAGGTGACCACGATCTTGGTGGCGCCGGCCTCCTTGAGCGTCTCGACGTTCTGCGACGCCAGCGCCTGGAAGAGCATCTCGTTGCCCGCACGCCGTGCCGGGTCACCGGTGCAGGCCTCGCCGTCGCCCAGCACGGCGAACGAAACCCCAGCAGTGTCAAGGAGTTCGGCGACCGCGCGGGTCGTCTTCTTGGCGCGGTCCTCGTAGGCGCCGGCGCAGCCGACCCAGAAGAGGTAGTCGACTTCGGACAGCGACTCGACGTCCTGCCCGAAGACCTTCACGTCGAAGGGCAGGCCCTTGGCCCAGTCGAGCCGCGC is a genomic window containing:
- the egtD gene encoding L-histidine N(alpha)-methyltransferase, whose product is MSDAREPVVSVLLDPDWAAGSLVEDIRRGLGSHPRTITPKWLYDDRGSALFDEITRLPEYYPFRAEHEILTAHADEIVQASGATTLIELGSGTSEKSRILLDAFTKDGQLSRFSPVDVSEATLREAADTIAQRYPGLAVEAVVGDFTLHLAHLPTGGRRTVAFLGGTIGNLYREERAAFLGALADVLEPGDSVLLGTDLVKSADRLIAAYHDEQGVTEEFVRNVLRVLSRELGGDLDVGAFSYVPFWDPHMERMDLRLRAEEPQRVRLPGAGLDFELASGEELRVEISSKFRISGIAAELEAAGLTVTRVWTDEAGDFALTLATRPGE
- a CDS encoding esterase/lipase family protein; the protein is MPDTGQCRVTGGSASTEADLLDLRSTAARLDGSGDDAGDLCGAVLSVGTSLPAKSAVLSPGSAATIAEEVAGLTASLGTLRLRMEFVASGMRWSATAYELTDAAQRRALAALNAATAVPRIATAAVDSAVIAGLTADWTTSGITIGGRQVGVSHPDLGSWTDDFTDAFNHELYDDPEMTDGLVDVATVPGLARGLGFEEQIAALLFVTRRSGLFAQSRPIATRQTGTRRSAGHPRAIADLVADASSVEHASGEDRSVVRVRRTVGVDGRGAWVVLIPGTATFALGTPRGPSDLAANLESESGVPSRLYPAIERALLAAMDESGVAPGTEPVMLVGHSQGGIIAARMAADRAFRQTYDVQEVVTAGAPVSRIALPDDVHLLALEDVRDPIPRLDSRDEPDVLNRVRVQCDPRGAQETREASAAHDANRYARSTRELGRRNPDPQLQQWYGRNARWLDGDEEVFDFELTRE
- a CDS encoding ABC transporter ATP-binding protein, translating into MLLQLIKTRLRPYGGLLAALAVLQLINVGANLYLPTLNADIIDKGVTRGDTGYIWHTGGIMLAISLVQVVGSIGAAYMGARIAMFFGRDTRTSVFRAVGRFSAREVGQFGAPSLITRSTNDVQQVQLLVLMGCTLMISAPIMMVGGVIMALRQDAGLSWLVLVAVVVLAVAVGLIVRKMVPGFRLVQTRIDTVNRVMREHLSGVRVIRAFTREPYETGRFGTATDELTDISVRVGSLMMIMFPLVFMVMNLSTVGVWWFGAHQVAAGDVQIGSLSAYMTYLIQILMSVMMATFMFMMIPRAAVAAERIGEVVNTEPSVQAPSEPVTPENVRGVVELKGATMQYPGADQPVLRDINLYAEPGQTVAIIGSTGSGKSTLLSLIARLFDATDGQVLVDGVDVRQLDPTLLWGHIGIVPQKAYLFSGTVASNLRYGNPDATDDELWQALEVAQARDFVERLDGGLDAPINQGGTNVSGGQRQRLCIARALVAAPRIYLFDDSFSALDLATDQRLRRALAPRVHDATVFIVAQRVSTIQGADKIVVLDDGDAVGVGRHEELLATCPPYREIVESQLGGNEEVA
- a CDS encoding ABC transporter ATP-binding protein, producing the protein MSGTRNDNKTADPGPADAKPVRRGGGPAMGVGMGEKSKDFWGSAKRLLGRLAPHRATLIVILVLTVASVALNVIGPKVLGQAVDKIYSGAVGAQLPAGQTKQAVVDALRARGDDTFADMVSGMTVTPGVGIDFGAVGRILLIVLVLYLCAGLFQFLQARLLNRVVQRTMNTLRKDVEDKINRVPLRYLDGQPRGELLSRVTNDIDNIGQSMQQTVSQLLVNGLTVIGVIVMMLTISWWLTLIAMIAIPIVLVVTKQVMARSQKLFIAQWGHTGRLNGQIEETFTGHELVKVFGRQQEVDARFDETNEQLTNVSWRAQFVSGLVMPIMMFVGNLQYVVVCVIGGLQVANGSMTLGNVTAFVQYSRQFTQPLTQLASMVNLMQSGVASAERVFEVLDAPEQVPERDEPMAPTKGAVEFDRVSFGYDAGHPLIEDLSLRVEPGQTVAIVGPTGAGKTTLVNLIMRFYELDSGRILIDGRDITDVSRRQLRSRIGMVLQDAWLFHGTIRENIAYGRLDATEDEIMAAARATFVDRFVHSLPDGYDTVIDEEGSGVSAGERQLITIARAFLADPAMLILDEATSSVDTRTEVMLQEAMAALRSDRTSFVIAHRLSTIRDADTILVMEDGRIVEQGNHEDLLRARGAYYRLYMSQFEGAVAGEDEELAVGQ
- the egtB gene encoding ergothioneine biosynthesis protein EgtB — protein: MVRGSWDAAARPAEQEVTRSVTTQLSPATTGRWTDHWTADTLASRYDEIRARTEQLAAPLSPEDQTVQSMPDVSPTKWHRAHVTWFFETFVLAEHEQRFAPYQDKYWFLFNSYYEAVGPRYARAERGHISRPGAHDVGDYRGNVDARMRDLIDTLDEGSLDKLAGTIELGFHHEQQHQELLLMDIKHVLSVNPLQPVYAGSPDPAGAPDRLGWVDVEGGLVEIGHDGAGFSFDNELPRHRTFLEPYRLGDRLITNGEWLDFMADGGYDRAELWLSDGWGRVTGEGWRAPFYWQQVDGTWFEHTLHGTFPVDPSLPVTHVSHYEADAYATWAGKRLPTEAEWEHAAQTLAGEPAPDANLANADTFHARAAGPPTGGLRQLFGDCWEWTSSAYLPYPGFHPAEGAIGEYNGKFMSGQMVLRGGCALTPPGHTRASYRNFFPAGARWPMTGLRLADGGASGDVNGGVNGAITGGIER